The following coding sequences lie in one Zingiber officinale cultivar Zhangliang chromosome 2B, Zo_v1.1, whole genome shotgun sequence genomic window:
- the LOC122047906 gene encoding flavin-containing monooxygenase FMO GS-OX-like 9: MSMAVDANTMQSYKHVCVVGAGASGLVSARELLKEGHSVVVLEQNHDLGGQWLYQDADATATVHSSIYASLRLNGPRASVEFSDFMFTPVEGRDTRNFPGHHELFLYLKDFATCFGLTELIRFNTEVVHVSMETPLHKWIVRSRDRRTEDGELVEEIFDAVVVATGHYSLPRLPKIRGMEEWKRKQLHCHFYRIPDPFQDEVVVVVGGSVSGPEIALELVHVAKEVHISTKHSEIPHKLVKPVAKYAHLLWHQQIELLCEDGTVVFADGSSVVADTILYCTGYAYSFPFLDTKGIIHVDDKIIGPLYEHTFPPSLAPSLSFVGIPYKFVIFRFLESQARWIAQVLSGKRKLPSVDEMMKAIEEVQHLQELQDPKNIIQVAAEILEYYDRYGDQCDFPHLEDWRKEILLHHLENGINNIETFRDE, translated from the exons ATGTCCATGGCGGTTGACGCAAACACAATGCAGTCGTACAAGCACGTCTGCGTCGTCGGCGCTGGCGCCTCCGGTCTCGTCTCCGCCCGTGAGCTCCTCAAGGAAGGCCACTCAGTTGTCGTGCTGGAGCAGAACCACGACCTCGGCGGCCAGTGGCTCTACCAAGACGCCGACGCCACTGCCACAGTGCACAGCAGCATCTACGCCTCCTTGCGCCTCAACGGGCCCAGAGCCTCCGTGGAGTTCAGCGACTTCATGTTCACTCCCGTCGAAGGAAGAGACACGAGGAACTTCCCGGGACACCACGAGCTCTTCCTCTACCTCAAAGACTTCGCCACGTGTTTCGGGTTAACCGAGCTCATCAGGTTCAACACGGAAGTAGTCCACGTCAGCATGGAGACACCACTTCACAAATGGATTGTGAGATCAAGGGACAGGAGAACTGAAGATGGTGAGTTGGTGGAAGAGATCTTTGATGCGGTTGTCGTCGCCACCGGCCATTACTCCCTGCCCAGGCTTCCAAAAATCAGGG GAATGGAGGAGTGGAAGAGGAAGCAGCTTCACTGCCATTTCTACAGAATCCCGGATCCATTCCAAGATGAG gtTGTGGTGGTCGTTGGTGGCTCAGTCAGTGGACCAGAGATTGCTCTGGAGCTTGTTCATGTAGCCAAAGAAGTCCATATAAGTACTAAACACTCCGAAATCCCTCATAAATTAGTGAAGCCTGTGGCCAAGTATGCACATCTGCTCTGGCACCAACAG ATTGAGCTGCTTTGTGAAGACGGAACTGTTGTATTTGCTGATGGTTCAAGTGTAGTTGCTGATACTATTCTCTACTGTACTGG GTATGCGTATTCATTCCCATTCCTGGACACCAAAGGAATCATCCATGTGGATGATAAAATAATTGGACCTTTGTATGAACACACATTTCCTCCATCTCTCGCTCCATCCCTTTCTTTCGTTGGGATTCCATACAAG TTTGTCATCTTTCGATTTTTGGAGTCACAAGCGAGATGGATAGCTCAGGTGCTCTCTGGGAAGAGGAAGCTGCCGTCGGTAGACGAGATGATGAAGGCAATTGAAGAAGTCCAGCACCTTCAAGAGCTCCAGGATCCAAAAAATATCATACAAGTAGCTGCTGAAATATTGGAG